Within the Serratia sp. UGAL515B_01 genome, the region GGCTAAATTGCGAAGCACTCTCGTACCCTACCTTTATCGCCGCCGTGCTGGCTTTTAGCCCATCATGTACCATCAGCAAACGCGCCTTATGCAAACGGTAGGATTTGACGTACTGCAACGGTGAGGTATTGGTTATCGCTTTAAAGTTATGATGAAATGCAGAAACGCTCATGTTCACCTCACATGCCAACTGTTCAACGTTCAGGCTCTGAGCATATTGACTCTCAATACGCCGCAGCGTCTTGGCGATTTGGCTAAAATGGGTGTTGCGGTTGACCAATTCCTGCAACGAAGCGCCGCAATTCCCACGCAGTACATAATAGAGCAACTCACGCACAATCTGAGGGCCTAGCACGCGAGCATCAAGCGGTTTCGCCATGACGTCCAATAAACGCTCGGTGGCACATAGCATTTCATTACTCAATGGGGAAAGGTTAACACCGCTGCTTTCTATTCGTGGTTGCATCAAGTCGTTATCATCGCCAATATCGATCAACAAATCCTGCAACATCTGGGTATCGATATTCACCGCCAAGCCTACCAACGGTTGTTCCGGGCTGGCAAAGGTTTCACATTCAAACGGCAAGGGTAGCGTCATCAACAAGTAATTACGGGGATCGTACTGGAACACCTTACTACCACAGTACCCGACTTTATGGCCTTGAAAGATAATCACAATCCCTGGCTCATACATTACCGGCTGACGCGGACAATGTTCATCAACATACAGGATCTTCACTTTGGGGATTGGCGAAGGGTTGTAGCCCCGGCCTGTGGAAAAGCGCATTGCCTGATGCGCCATTCGTCGATGTAACTCACTTATCTGTGCCACAGGGCTTCCTCTTGTATACGGCGTCATTTGGCAAGCATAGTAGAAAAAATCTCACGGTTTCTACAGTGGAT harbors:
- a CDS encoding AraC family transcriptional regulator, with the translated sequence MAHQAMRFSTGRGYNPSPIPKVKILYVDEHCPRQPVMYEPGIVIIFQGHKVGYCGSKVFQYDPRNYLLMTLPLPFECETFASPEQPLVGLAVNIDTQMLQDLLIDIGDDNDLMQPRIESSGVNLSPLSNEMLCATERLLDVMAKPLDARVLGPQIVRELLYYVLRGNCGASLQELVNRNTHFSQIAKTLRRIESQYAQSLNVEQLACEVNMSVSAFHHNFKAITNTSPLQYVKSYRLHKARLLMVHDGLKASTAAIKVGYESASQFSREFKRFFGITPSDEIARLRENNVTMMQG